A region of the Vibrio rumoiensis genome:
GTTTGCTGAGTTGACGAGACAGTTTATCGACTAAATCGTCAATTGAAGCATACATATTCTCACTTTGTGAGGATGCATGGATTTCGCCTTGGTTAACGTGAAGGGTAGCCTCGGCGATTTGCTCTAATTTTTCAACCCGTAATACAACGTGAGTGTTATTTATATGGTCAAAGAAGCGTTCTAGCTTTTGGAATTTGGTATTTACATATTCATTTAACGCATCGGTCAAGTCGACATGGTGTCCCGTAATATTCATTTGCATAAACTTTCCTCTTTGATTTACTACTTTTTACAGTAGACGTTTACGTTGACTAGAAGGGGCAATGCCGAGTGATTCACGATATTTCGCAATCGTTCGTCTTGCCACTTGTATTCCTTGTTCAACTAAAAGGGCTGCAATTTTACTATCACTTAACGGTTTCTTACTGTCTTCTGCGGCGACTAATTTTTTGATTAAAGCTCGAATCGCAGTGGATGAACATTCACCCCCCGTTTCCGTGCTGACATGGCTTGAGAAGAAGTATTTAAGTTCAAAAATTCCTTTTGGTGTATGCATGTATTTTTGTGTGGTAACACGAGAAATCGTTGACTCATGCATGTCCACATCTAGTGCGATGTCATTGAGCACCATTGGCTTCATTGCCTCCTCACCATATTCAAAGAAATCTTGCTGATGTTCAACTATACAGCGAGCAACTTTGAGCAGGGTCTCGTTTCGGCTTTCTAAACTTTTAATTAACCACTTAGCTTCTTGAACATGAGTACGTATATATTGGCTATCAGTACTGTTTCCTTTACCTAGAGCCGCATATTGTTGGTTTACTTTTAAGCGTGGCACACTGTCTGGGTTTATGGAAACAGTCCACTTACCTTTATCTTTAAATACCGATACATCGGGTACTACGTATTCAATATCGTCACCGCCGACGTGATTTCCTGGCCTTGGATCGAGTTGCTGAATTAACGATAAAATTTGTTTGAGTTCATCTTCTTTGAGTTTAGCTTCTTTACACAAAAGTTTGTAATCACGGTTACCAAGGTAATCAATATAATTGTGTAACACCATTTTAGCTTCATTAAGCCAAGGGGTGTCTGCCGGAAATATAGCTAATTGAAGGAGTAAACATTCTTGTAGATTACGAGAAGCGACACCCAGAGGATCAAACTGCTGTATACGCTTTAACACCGCTTCGATTTCATCTAACTCAATCTCATCGTTTCCAAGACTTTGTTGGATATCCTCTAAGCTTTCGGTGACATAGCCATATTCATCAAGGCTATCGAGAATGGCCAGCGCAATCGTACGGTCTATATCGCTAAAGGGGGTCAGCTCTAATTGCCACTCCAGATAGTCTTGCAGCGTTTGAGTGGTCTCGCCTTGATAAACAGGCAGTTCATCATCATTACTGATCCCGGTGCTGCCGGTATTGGCGCTATAAACATCTTCCCAGCTCGCATCAATGCTCAGCTCGTCACTGATCGTTGATTGCTCTATATGCTCGGTACTATCGGAAAGCTCGCGTTCACTTTCTTGAATGCCAGCCATGTCTTGCTGTGCGTTTTCTTGAGACTCAGCGTTATCGCTGTTTTTATCAAGCTCACCACTAGATTCACCGAAGTCTTCATCTATCTCAAGTAAAGGGTTGGAATCGAGTGCTTCTTGGATCTCTTGCTGTAAATCGAGTGTCGACAGTTGCAGCAAACGAATGGCTTGCTGTAACTGAGGTGTCATGGAGAGGTGTTGACCAAACTTAAGTTGTAATGATGACTTCATGCAATACTCTATGCCTTTTGTTCTGGAATATCCCTATTCATGGTGTCTTGAATGATGCTTATACCCATCGTACTTGAAGCTGCTGCTTTGTTGACTACGCTCATTCTCCCCAATCACATAGACGAGCTATGCTCATGGGGTTCATTCACTTGTCGCCTCACTGCAACACCAATTACTTTGGGTATAGTATCTCAGTCGATAGTGTGGCGACGTCGATAGTGGCGATTCCTTCGCTCACATCATCCAAGTTGGCGCTAAAGAGCTGTTATAAGCGGAATTGTTCACCTAAATATACTTTCTTCACTTGCTCGTTATTCAATACTTCTTCCGGAGTACCGTTAGCGATCAAATGGCCTTGGCTCACAATATAGGCGTGCTCACATACATCTAATGTTTCACGTACGTTATGGTCGGTGATCAATACACCTAAGCCACGATCACGTAAGTGTTCAATGATCTTTTTGATATCAATAACGGAAATCGGATCAACCCCTGCAAATGGTTCATCCAATAGAATAAATTTCGGGTTCGCGGCCAAAGCACGGGCGATCTCTACTCGTCGACGTTCGCCACCAGATAGTGCCATCCCAGCACTTTTTCGAATGTGCTGAATATGGAACTCATCGAGCAGTTCTTCTAAGCGATCGTGCTTGTCTTCTTTGGTGAGTTCATCGCGAGTCTGCAACACGGCCATGATGTTATCTTCGACAGACAACTTCCGGAAAATAGACGCTTCTTGGGGTAAGTAACCAATCCCCATGCGTGAGCGTTGGTGCATAGGTAAGATACTAATGTCTGTATCATCAATACTAATCGTACCTTCATCACGAGAGACTAAGCCTACGATCATGTAGAAAGACGTCGTTTTACCTGCGCCATTGGGGCCCAATAATCCGACAATTTGGCCGGATTTCACTTCTAGCCCCACATCGCTTACTACTTTTCGGCTGCCGTAAGTTTTGGCTAGTTTTTCTGCTTTAAGTGTTGCCATAGTTATTTCTTATCCAATTGCGCAGGTTGAATGACCGTCGATACTCGCTCACCATCACCACTGCTGGCATTTAAGCTCTGGCTAGAAATATGGTAAGTAATGACTTTGCCTTTGATTACGCTATCGTCTTGATGTAATTCTGCATTGGTAGTCATGATAAGTTTATCCCCAGCGACGTTATAGAATAAGCTATTCGCTTGTCCTTTCATCAACTTCCCTTCATCGGTTTTTTGCGAAAAGTGCGCAGGTTGACCATAACCTTGTAGTTCTGTTAATTCGCCGGTTTTGGCGTCACGAAAAACGATTAATTTATCAGCGGTTAACAGAATACTACCCTGAGTAAGTTTTACGTTACCGGTAAAGGTTACTTTGTTACTTTTCATATCCAAATCTTGGCTATCAGAGCTGATATGGATTGGCTGCTTCTGATCGGAAGTTAATGCCGATGCTGCAGGGGTGAATAAGTAAAACAATACACTAAGGCATAATGAACTAAGGCGTAAGATTTTCATATTTCCCTTGAACTTGGTTAAAGAGCGTGGCGAGATTGGATTCAAAGTTTCCTTTCATCGCGTTGCCGATATTTATAAATTGAGGACCAACCATAGTGACTTTTGTGTCGCTTGAAAAATCCTTGCTGTTGAGATCAATCTTCATTTCTTCTGTCGTTAACCGATCAAAGCTCGCCCCTTCGACGACATTACGAGCCATAACATTTTTTTGTAGTGTTAAAATATGATCTTTAGAAAGAACGGCGGTATCAGAAGTTACGACCCACTCTTCAGTGTTTCCTTCTCGGTAAACAATCAGTTTTGGTTGATGGAAAACAGTATGCCCATCTTGCGCAAAATGCTCTAAAGAGACGGCGTACATTTTGTAGTTGCGCAATCCTTCAATATCATAACTGGTATTGGTTAGGCGCTGTCCGGTAAACAATGGCGCTTCTAAACTTGGCGCCACTTGATCGACCTCATCAGCCGATTGCTCATAAAGATAGTAAGCCGACCAAGAGGCAATAAAAATGAGTATGGTATAAATGAGTTTGGATAAGCTCATCATATACTGAGTCCTTGGTAAGCTTCGAGTTCATCTCGTGCTTGTAAAATGAGATCACACACTTCACGCACTGCACCATGGCCGCCTTTGATATGAGTAACATAATTGGCTCGTTGTACTAACAGCGGATGGCCATCAGCGACCGACACTTTCAATCCAACTTTTTCCATGACTGGCCAGTCGATTAAGTCATCACCAATATAACCCACGTGTTCTGGTGATATGTCTAATTTTCTTAAAATATCATCATAAGCAACAAGTTTATTGTCTTGTCCTTGATAGATAAGTGTAATACCTAATGCTTTCATCCGGTTTTCGACAATTTGAGACTGTCGACCAGTAATAATGGCGATTTCGATGCCGGCTTGCATTAACGATTTTACACCATAGCCATCGCGAGTATGAAAGGTTTTGAGCTCTTCACCTTGATTACCCATATACACCAAGCCATCAGAAAACACGCCATCGACATCACAGATTAATAATTTGATGTTTTTAGCCACTTTCATGATAGACGTAGGGGCTTGTCCATATGGGGTTGGGGTCATTCGGCTCATTTACATTACTCCTGCCTTCAATAAGTCATGCATGTTCAATGCACCGACTAATTTACCATCTTGGCATAGCATTAAGCCATTGATACTTTTTTCTTGCATGATATTTAGACCTTCAACCGCCAATAAGTTTGGCGTGGCAACGGTTGGGTTTTGGGTCATGACTTGGCTGATTGGCGTGGTATGGACATCGATGCGCTGGTCTAATAATCGACGTAAATCACCATCAGTGAAAATACCCAGTAGTGTCATATCTTTATCGACTACCGCGGTCATGCCTAATCCTTTCTGTGATACTTCTAGTAGCGCGTCACGAATAAGGGCATCTTGATTGACGGTTGGCAGTGCATCACCTGAATGCATAATATCGGATAATTTTAGTAATAATTTACGTCCTAATGCCCCGCCTGGATGGGAGAGTGCAAAGTCTTCCGCAGTAAAGCCGCGTGCTTTCATTAAGGCCACAGCAAATGCATCGCCCATTACGAGAGTTGCGGTTGTGCTTGAGGTTGGGGCAAGATCCAAAGGACAAGCTTCTTCTGGTACGGTAATTTGCAAGTGAACATCGGCAAGTTTTGCCATATTAGATTCAGGCTTACCGGTCATGCTAATAATGCGAATATGGCGGCGCTTAAGCACAGGATAAAGCGCGAGAATTTCCGAGGATTCACCAGAGTTAGAAATCGCAAGTACGATATCACCAGATTCAATCATGCCTAAATCACCATGGCTTGCTTCACCTGGGTGCACGAAAAAAGCAGAAGTGCCTGTACTGGCTAATGTGGCGGCAATTTTTTTACCGATATGGCCTGATTTTCCCATCCCCATGACCACGACTTTACCTTGGTTGTTCAAAACCATATCGCAAGCGTTGTGGAAATCATCATTAAAATACTGCGCTAATTGTTGTAAGCCACGCATTTCAATTGATAAAACATCTTGGGCAACAGAGCGGTAATCAAAAGAAGTCGACATCAATCTTATTCCTAATCTGGATATTTGTATTTAGTATCGCAAGGGCAGTGTTTGGTTAACGATAAAGGGTTCAATAAAAAAGGCGACTGTGTGGCCGCCTATTTTAGATTGCTCACCTTTAGGCACTGATATTGTAAAACAGATAACCCTGATAAGCTAAAAAGCAAAGTAGTAAAATTCCGCCTTCGATTCGGTTAATGCTACGTGATTTACCTAATGCCATCACAACTAGCAGTAATGATACGCTTAACATTACCCAAAAGTCGCGGTTCATCGCATATTCGCTTAACACGGATGGGTTGATTAACCCTGGAATACCCATCACGGCGAGAATGTTGAATATATTTGAGCCAATAATATTACCAACCGCCATGTCGTCTTCACCTTTGAGGACGCCAGCCAGTGAGGCAGCAAGTTCTGGTAGGCTAGTACCAATTGCGATAATGGTTAATCCAATAACTAAATCACTCATGCCAAAATATTTCGCAATAATAACGGCATTATCAACTAATAAATCGGCGGCTATCGGCAGTAGGATCAAACCGACAACGACCCAAAATATGGCGACTTTGTTATCTACGCCATCGGGTATTTCGGATTCTTGCTGTTCAACCAATACATCTTTTTGGCCTTTTTCGCTTTGGCTAATTTTCAGCATGATTAAAATAAAACCCAAAAATAGCGCAATTAAGATTAACCCTTCAGTGAAGCCTAGGTAGTTGTCCCACATTAACGCACCAGCAATCAAGGTAACGACTAACATTAATGGTAATTCACGGCGTAGAATGGTGGAGCTGATTGATAGTGGTTTAATCATCGCGGTGATACCTAAAATCAAGGCAATGTTTGCAATGTTTGAGCCGAGTACATTACCAATTGCGGTATCAGTTTTTCCTTCTAGCGCAGCGGTTGCGGAAACCATCATTTCAGGTGCAGATGAACCCATAGCAAGAATCGTCATACCGATAACTAATGGGGAAATTCCCATGTTCTTTGCGACGGCTGCCGATCCATAAACCAACTTATCAGCACTCCACACTAATAGTGCGAGACCAACGACGAGTAGTACAACAGCAAGTAACATGATGATTCCTGTTTCACTTAAAGTAAGTTAATGGTTGAAGTCATTATTGCCTACATTAAGGGACAAAGCCCAGTAGCTCAATAGTTGAAGATATTTAGGGGCGCAATTTTGACGTTTCAAACACTAAAAAGAAAGAGCTTCGACATATTTATTAATGATTTAGCGCTATTTGCATGAAAGTACGGATAAATACCGCTGATTTTTAGATTATTTAACGCATTATTTTGAACTCGATCTTCAATAAGCTTATGATGCGGCAATGTATTGGTTTTGTTATTTATCATAAAGAGTGATTATGACTGCGGAGTTGGTATCTATAAAATCGTTAACTTTTCAACGTGATCAACGAGTTATTTTCGATGATGTGACGCTGTCGATCCCGAAAGGAAAGATCACCGCCATTATGGGGCCTTCCGGAATTGGTAAAACAACACTTTTGCGTTTAATTGGTGGACAAATTGCACCAACCAAAGGTGAAATATGGTTTGATGGCGATAATATTCCAACGTTAAATCGCCAACGCTTATACCAAGTACGCAAAAAAATGAGCATGTTGTTTCAATCGGGTGCATTGTTTACCGATATGAATGTATTCGATAACGTGGCGTTTCCGCTACGAGAGCATACCGAATTAACGGAACCTTTAATTGAAACGTTAGTGAAGCTTAAACTGGAAGCGGTAGGCTTAAGAGGGGCGGCCCTTTTGATGCCAAATGAGCTTTCTGGCGGTATGGCTCGTCGAGCTGCGTTGGCGAGAGCGATTGCGCTTGATCCTGAGTTGATTATGTACGATGAGCCTTTTGTCGGACAGGATCCGATTACTATGGGTGTGCTGGTGGAGTTGATTAAAAACCTTAATCACGCCTTAGGTGTCACATCGATTGTGGTGTCTCATGATGTGCCGGAAGTGATGAGTATTGCCGACCATGTTTATTTGCTCTCCAATGGAAAAGTGATTGCAAAAGGCTCTCCTGAGGAGTTGAGGGCAAGTACGGATGAGAGAGTTCAGCAATTTCTAACGGGTAAAGAAGATGGCCCAGTTCCGTTCCATTTTCCTGCTTACCCGATTGAGAAGGATATTTTGGGCCATGAATAAATCAGACCGAAATTCTCATTCTTTGTCAGAAAGAATCGCCAATATAGGTAAGCGTACCATCGCTTTAGCCGAATCTTGGGGACGAGCATCATTAAT
Encoded here:
- the kdsC gene encoding 3-deoxy-manno-octulosonate-8-phosphatase KdsC, coding for MSRMTPTPYGQAPTSIMKVAKNIKLLICDVDGVFSDGLVYMGNQGEELKTFHTRDGYGVKSLMQAGIEIAIITGRQSQIVENRMKALGITLIYQGQDNKLVAYDDILRKLDISPEHVGYIGDDLIDWPVMEKVGLKVSVADGHPLLVQRANYVTHIKGGHGAVREVCDLILQARDELEAYQGLSI
- a CDS encoding RNA polymerase factor sigma-54, translating into MKSSLQLKFGQHLSMTPQLQQAIRLLQLSTLDLQQEIQEALDSNPLLEIDEDFGESSGELDKNSDNAESQENAQQDMAGIQESERELSDSTEHIEQSTISDELSIDASWEDVYSANTGSTGISNDDELPVYQGETTQTLQDYLEWQLELTPFSDIDRTIALAILDSLDEYGYVTESLEDIQQSLGNDEIELDEIEAVLKRIQQFDPLGVASRNLQECLLLQLAIFPADTPWLNEAKMVLHNYIDYLGNRDYKLLCKEAKLKEDELKQILSLIQQLDPRPGNHVGGDDIEYVVPDVSVFKDKGKWTVSINPDSVPRLKVNQQYAALGKGNSTDSQYIRTHVQEAKWLIKSLESRNETLLKVARCIVEHQQDFFEYGEEAMKPMVLNDIALDVDMHESTISRVTTQKYMHTPKGIFELKYFFSSHVSTETGGECSSTAIRALIKKLVAAEDSKKPLSDSKIAALLVEQGIQVARRTIAKYRESLGIAPSSQRKRLL
- the kdsD gene encoding arabinose-5-phosphate isomerase KdsD, whose product is MSTSFDYRSVAQDVLSIEMRGLQQLAQYFNDDFHNACDMVLNNQGKVVVMGMGKSGHIGKKIAATLASTGTSAFFVHPGEASHGDLGMIESGDIVLAISNSGESSEILALYPVLKRRHIRIISMTGKPESNMAKLADVHLQITVPEEACPLDLAPTSSTTATLVMGDAFAVALMKARGFTAEDFALSHPGGALGRKLLLKLSDIMHSGDALPTVNQDALIRDALLEVSQKGLGMTAVVDKDMTLLGIFTDGDLRRLLDQRIDVHTTPISQVMTQNPTVATPNLLAVEGLNIMQEKSINGLMLCQDGKLVGALNMHDLLKAGVM
- a CDS encoding calcium/sodium antiporter; the encoded protein is MLLAVVLLVVGLALLVWSADKLVYGSAAVAKNMGISPLVIGMTILAMGSSAPEMMVSATAALEGKTDTAIGNVLGSNIANIALILGITAMIKPLSISSTILRRELPLMLVVTLIAGALMWDNYLGFTEGLILIALFLGFILIMLKISQSEKGQKDVLVEQQESEIPDGVDNKVAIFWVVVGLILLPIAADLLVDNAVIIAKYFGMSDLVIGLTIIAIGTSLPELAASLAGVLKGEDDMAVGNIIGSNIFNILAVMGIPGLINPSVLSEYAMNRDFWVMLSVSLLLVVMALGKSRSINRIEGGILLLCFLAYQGYLFYNISA
- the lptB gene encoding LPS export ABC transporter ATP-binding protein, whose translation is MATLKAEKLAKTYGSRKVVSDVGLEVKSGQIVGLLGPNGAGKTTSFYMIVGLVSRDEGTISIDDTDISILPMHQRSRMGIGYLPQEASIFRKLSVEDNIMAVLQTRDELTKEDKHDRLEELLDEFHIQHIRKSAGMALSGGERRRVEIARALAANPKFILLDEPFAGVDPISVIDIKKIIEHLRDRGLGVLITDHNVRETLDVCEHAYIVSQGHLIANGTPEEVLNNEQVKKVYLGEQFRL
- the lptC gene encoding LPS export ABC transporter periplasmic protein LptC, translated to MSLSKLIYTILIFIASWSAYYLYEQSADEVDQVAPSLEAPLFTGQRLTNTSYDIEGLRNYKMYAVSLEHFAQDGHTVFHQPKLIVYREGNTEEWVVTSDTAVLSKDHILTLQKNVMARNVVEGASFDRLTTEEMKIDLNSKDFSSDTKVTMVGPQFINIGNAMKGNFESNLATLFNQVQGKYENLTP
- the lptA gene encoding lipopolysaccharide transport periplasmic protein LptA, whose amino-acid sequence is MKILRLSSLCLSVLFYLFTPAASALTSDQKQPIHISSDSQDLDMKSNKVTFTGNVKLTQGSILLTADKLIVFRDAKTGELTELQGYGQPAHFSQKTDEGKLMKGQANSLFYNVAGDKLIMTTNAELHQDDSVIKGKVITYHISSQSLNASSGDGERVSTVIQPAQLDKK
- the mlaF gene encoding phospholipid ABC transporter ATP-binding protein MlaF, whose amino-acid sequence is MTAELVSIKSLTFQRDQRVIFDDVTLSIPKGKITAIMGPSGIGKTTLLRLIGGQIAPTKGEIWFDGDNIPTLNRQRLYQVRKKMSMLFQSGALFTDMNVFDNVAFPLREHTELTEPLIETLVKLKLEAVGLRGAALLMPNELSGGMARRAALARAIALDPELIMYDEPFVGQDPITMGVLVELIKNLNHALGVTSIVVSHDVPEVMSIADHVYLLSNGKVIAKGSPEELRASTDERVQQFLTGKEDGPVPFHFPAYPIEKDILGHE
- the hpf gene encoding ribosome hibernation promoting factor, with protein sequence MQMNITGHHVDLTDALNEYVNTKFQKLERFFDHINNTHVVLRVEKLEQIAEATLHVNQGEIHASSQSENMYASIDDLVDKLSRQLSKHKEKLSSH